The Pocillopora verrucosa isolate sample1 chromosome 2, ASM3666991v2, whole genome shotgun sequence genome has a segment encoding these proteins:
- the LOC131773744 gene encoding BTB/POZ domain-containing protein 3-like, translating into MAAEDNWQTKLQTIVERTAFIFNNEMLSDVKFVVPVTSGESESTKVIPAHKFVLAISSPVFFAMFYGQMAEPKDAIELPDCDYDSLLELFRFLYCDGVTLSESNVMQVIYLANKYMVPSLVEKCKEYLRNNLTAANVFSILPYAQKYRDKNLEEQCWKVIEIFTEKAVTSDDFVTAERSVVESLVKREALCVTEVELFKAVDRWATEEGQRQGLTLDGETKRRLLGEEIVKGIRFPSMSLAEFATVVCDTAILSRKETDDMIKYYGNVLKTPLPFLQGARKEPPVFRVNRFNDYCKPTRSWNYNRGVPDRVHFSVNKPINLLGIQHFGSDGGEHTVSIKVKDTATNLTVVEGLGTFTSEKDVNNSYYGFFVSFGNLVFLDANKKYELESLINGPASWHGNGGRTSVEAEGVQVTFSCAGDDSNGTTVANGQFPAFLFI; encoded by the coding sequence ATGGCTGCTGAAGACAACTGGCAGACAAAACTCCAAACTATCGTCGAGAGAACCGCGTTTATTTTCAACAACGAGATGCTAAGCGACGTGAAATTTGTGGTTCCTGTGACGAGTGGAGAAAGCGAAAGTACGAAAGTGATCCCAGCTCACAAGTTTGTGTTAGCAATCAGTAGTCCTGTGTTCTTTGCTATGTTCTATGGTCAAATGGCGGAACCCAAAGACGCTATCGAACTACCTGACTGTGATTACGACAGTCTGTTAGAGTTGTTTCGTTTCCTCTACTGCGACGGAGTGACTTTAAGCGAAAGTAATGTAATGCAAGTGATTTACTTGGCGAACAAGTATATGGTGCCTTCACTCGTTGAGAAGTGCAAAGAATATCTCCGCAACAATTTGACAGCAGCAAACGTGTTTAGCATTCTGCCATACGCCCAGAAATATCGGGACAAGAATTTGGAGGAACAATGCTGGAAAGTTATCGAGATTTTCACAGAGAAAGCTGTGACGTCAGACGACTTTGTTACAGCTGAGAGATCTGTTGTTGAATCTCTTGTGAAGAGAGAAGCGTTGTGCGTGACGGAAGTGGAACTGTTCAAAGCTGTTGATCGCTGGGCCACAGAAGAAGGACAACGGCAGGGACTTACACTTGATGGAGAGACGAAGAGACGACTTCTTGGAGAGGAAATCGTGAAAGGAATTCGCTTTCCGTCAATGTCATTAGCGGAGTTTGCTACGGTAGTCTGTGACACTGCTATTTTATCTAGGAAGGAGACTGACGACATGATAAAATACTACGGCAATGTCTTGAAAACTCCTTTACCATTTTTGCAGGGTGCAAGAAAGGAGCCACCTGTATTTCGAGTCAACAGATTTAACGATTATTGTAAGCCAACTAGATCTTGGAATTACAATAGGGGCGTCCCTGATAGAGTTCATTTCTCCGTGAACAAGCCTATTAATTTGCTTGGAATTCAGCATTTTGGTTCTGATGGCGGTGAGCACACAGTCTCCATTAAGGTCAAAGATACAGCCACTAACTTAACCGTTGTCGAAGGATTAGGAACATTCACTTCAGAAAAGGACGTGAACAATAGTTATTATGgcttttttgtttcgtttggtAATCTGGTTTTCTTGGACGCAAATAAGAAGTATGAGTTAGAGTCACTTATCAACGGTCCTGCATCATGGCACGGAAATGGTGGGCGAACTTCCGTTGAAGCAGAAGGGGTGCAAGTTACTTTTAGTTGTGCTGGAGATGATAGCAATGGGACTACGGTAGCAAATGGCCAGTTTCcagcttttcttttcatatGA
- the LOC131773749 gene encoding BTB/POZ domain-containing protein 3-like: MAAENNWQTKLQTIVERTAFIFNNEMLSDVKFVVPVSSGESESTKVIPAHKFVLAIGSPVFFAMFYGQMAETKDSIELPDCDYDSLLEFFRFLYCDEVTLSDSNVMQVMYLANKYMVPSLVEKCTEYLRHNLTAANVFSILPYAQKFQDKYLEERCWKVIEIFTEEAVTSDNFVTAERSVVESLVKREVLCVTEVELFKAVDRWATEEGGRQGLTLDGETKRRLLGEEIVKGIRFPLMTLAEFATVVDDTAILSKKETGDMFKFYGNVMKTPLPFLQGARRKLLGFRVNRFNDYCKPSTAWNYNTGLPDIVHFSVNKPIMLLGIQHFGSDGGEHTVSTRVKDIATNFTVVEQSGTFTSEKDANNNYYSFFVSFGNLVSLDGNKQYMLESLITGPKSWYGKDGRTSVEAEGVKFTFSDPTDTGNSTAVTRGQFPAFIFI; this comes from the coding sequence ATGGCTGCTGAAAACAACTGGCAGACAAAACTCCAAACTATCGTCGAGAGAACCGCGTTTATTTTCAATAACGAGATGCTAAGCGACGTGAAATTTGTGGTTCCTGTGTCGAGTGGAGAAAGCGAAAGTACGAAAGTGATCCCAGCTCACAAGTTTGTGTTAGCAATCGGTAGTCCTGTGTTCTTTGCCATGTTCTATGGCCAAATGGCGGAGACTAAAGACTCTATTGAACTACCTGACTGTGATTACGACAGTCTGTTGGAGTTCTTTCGCTTCCTCTACTGCGACGAAGTGACTTTAAGCGACAGTAATGTGATGCAAGTGATGTACTTGGCGAACAAGTACATGGTGCCTTCACTCGTTGAGAAATGCACGGAATATCTTCGCCACAATTTGACAGCAGCAAACGTGTTTAGCATTCTGCCATACGCCCAGAAATTTCAGGACAAGTATTTGGAAGAACGATGCTGGAAAGTTATCGAGATTTTCACAGAGGAAGCTGTGACGTCAGACAACTTCGTCACAGCTGAGCGATCTGTTGTTGAATCTCTTGTGAAGAGAGAAGTGTTGTGCGTGACGGAAGTGGAACTGTTCAAGGCTGTTGATCGCTGGGCCACAGAAGAAGGAGGACGGCAGGGACTTACACTTGATGGAGAGACGAAGAGACGACTTCTTGGAGAGGAAATCGTGAAAGGAATTCGCTTTCCGTTGATGACATTGGCGGAGTTTGCCACGGTAGTCGACGACACAGCTATTTTATCTAAGAAGGAGACAGGCGACATGTTTAAATTTTACGGCAATGTCATGAAAACCCCTTTACCATTTTTGCAGGGAGCAAGGAGGAAGCTTCTTGGATTTCGAGTTAACAGATTTAATGATTACTGTAAGCCATCTACAGCTTGGAATTACAATACGGGCCTCCCTGACATTGTTCACTTCTCCGTAAACAAGCCTATTATGTTGCTTGGAATTCAGCATTTTGGTTCTGATGGTGGCGAGCACACAGTCTCCACTAGGGTCAAAGATATAGCCACTAACTTTACTGTTGTTGAACAATCAGGAACATTCACTTCGGAAAAGGACGCgaacaataattattatagcttttttgtttcttttggtaaTCTGGTTTCTTTGGACGGAAATAAGCAGTATATGCTAGAGTCACTTATCACGGGTCCTAAGTCATGGTACGGAAAAGATGGGCGAACGTCTGTTGAAGCAGAAGGAGTGAAATTTACTTTCAGTGATCCAACAGATACTGGCAATAGCACCGCTGTAACAAGAGGCCAGTTTccagcttttattttcatctga
- the LOC131773724 gene encoding uncharacterized protein gives MDKPEYIRLLSAASVDNTSKFTHVDDKRPKMRGRPPKHFHPLLQKEKELHETLHQILPDEIANSLSPKSSRLAHLYGLPKTHKATLSMRPILSATGTYNYNLAKWLEQKLKPLSLNEYTITDAFTFADEIRTHTMNEDDILVSYDVTALFTNVPLDETIKILVNKAFTSDWFNKTYGLNLQQDQLAKLLEIATTNQLFQFNGQLYQQTDGVAMGSPLGPLMANVFIPEKGAY, from the coding sequence ATGGACAAACCTGAATACATCCGCCTTCTAAGCGCTGCTTCAGTTGACAACACTTCTAAATTTACACATGTTGATGACAAGCGACCAAAAATGCGTGGACGACCACCCAAACATTTTCACCCGCTCCttcagaaagagaaagagttgCACGAAACTTTACATCAAATTCTGCCGGATGAAATTGCCAATTCACTTTCTCCTAAGAGTTCCAGGCTCGCTCATCTTTATGGCTTACCCAAGACTCACAAAGCCACGCTAAGTATGAGGCCTATTTTATCAGCAACCGGAACTTACAACTACAATCTTGCTAAATGGCTTGAACAAAAGCTGAAGCCACTTTCTCTAAATGAGTATACAATCACTGATGCTTTTACCTTTGCTGATGAGATTCGTACCCACACTATGAATGAAGATGACATATTGGTTTCTTATGACGTCACAGCTCTTTTTACCAATGTGCCTTTAGATGAGACTATCAAAATCTTAGTCAACAAAGCCTTCACTAGTGATTGGTTCAACAAAACCTATGGCCTTAATCTGCAACAGGACCAGCTTGCTAAACTACTCGAAATTGCCACAACCAATCAGCTTTTCCAGTTTAATGGTCAACTCTACCAACAGACAGATGGTGTGGCCATGGGCTCGCCCCTTGGTCCTCTAATGGCCAATGTCTTCATACCAGAAAAAGGTGCGTACTAA
- the LOC131773759 gene encoding uncharacterized protein — protein sequence MNNNPQAVVAVKEEHIIIDGVRLKKKMEVVAIEQGIFAREVIEARRAPPVVQARTPPIQPPPVVVVVDSPPPSKHGCVDFCFKCESGHSWYDLQGKGLCIVLLLLLGYLIFGVIALAFFVLYCVGECLKSFGSD from the exons ATGAATAACAACCCGCAGGCCGTAGTGGCTGTTAAGGAAGAGCACATCATTATCGATGGAGTTCgattgaaaaagaagatggaagtCGTTGCAATAGAACAAGG CATCTTTGCCAGGGAAGTGATAGAGGCAAGAAG agctCCTCCCGTTGTTCAGGCCAG GACACCTCCCATACAACCTCCCCCAGTGGTGGTGGTAGTAGATTCTCCACCACCATCCAAACACGGCTGTGTAGACTTTTGTTTCAAGTGTGAAAGCGGCCACAGCTGGTACGATTTGCAAGGGAAAG GTTTATGCATTGTCCTGTTGCTGCTTTTAGGTTATTTGATCTTTGGGGTTATCGCTTTAGCATTTTTTGTGTTGTATTGTGTTGGCGAGTGCCTCAAGTCATTTGGAAGTGACTGA
- the LOC131773750 gene encoding uncharacterized protein — MNNNPQAVVAVKEEHVIIDGVRLKKTTAVVATEQGILAREVIEAREVNLPRRAPPVVQARTPPPLPPPVAVVVNSPPPSKDSCVDFCFKCESGYSWYDLHGKGLFIVLLLLVGYLIFGTIGLACLVLYCLCACLNSALSDEDD; from the exons ATGAATAACAACCCGCAGGCCGTAGTGGCTGTTAAGGAAGAGCACGTCATTATCGATGGAGTTCGATTGAAAAAGACGACAGCAGTTGTTGCAACAGAACAAGG CATCTTGGCCAGGGAAGTGATAGAGGCAAGGGAAGTCAATTTGCCCCGAAG agctCCTCCCGTTGTTCAGGCCAG GACACCTCCCCCACTACCTCCCCCAGTGGCGGTTGTAGTAAATTCTCCACCACCATCAAAAGACAGCTGTGTAGACTTTTGTTTCAAGTGTGAAAGCGGCTACAGCTGGTACGACTTGCATGGGAAAG GTCTCTTTATTGTCCTGTTGCTGCTTGTGGGTTATTTGATCTTTGGAACTATCGGTTTGGCCTGTTTAGTGCTGTATTGTCTTTGCGCTTGCCTCAACTCAGCTCTCTCAGATGAAGATGACTGA